TTAATATGAGAAAGCAACTTAGAGCCTAGCCCCTTGCCTTGTAATTCCGGTAATACAGCAATCCTTATTATTCTCCAACCTTTCAATTTACCAAATTCCTTCAACCTCTCATATTTTATAATTCTGTGAGGTATTAAATGTCCTAAATTGCTCTCTCCCTTTAAAATGCTATTTATTCTCTCTTCCGATAATCCCCCTTCAAATATAACTTGTGCTAGAGAAACATCACTTAATGAATATAACTTCTGAAAATGTAAATCGCCTAACAACATTAAATCGTCTGGAGAATTACGATAATGAGCTGAGACAAGAATACCGTAAATTTGTCTTAATCTACCGTCATTTTTAAATAGCTCTTCTCTGTTAACTTCTTCTATGCTATTATTTAACTGCTTTATCTTTGGTTCTGCATCCAGGAGCATAACATCATAAATAAATCTCTCTATCGGATCCCCCTTTGAATATCTTATAGGAAAGTCCAAAGTAACGTGTTTAAAAAGATATTTTTGCTTTATCAATAGAAGATACTTAAGAAATGCCTTTCCAGAACCTTCATAACCATGAATAGTAGTTATAAGGATTGTCTTGTTCCACTTTCTAATAATATACTCTAGCGTTTCTATTCCTAAAGCTGCTGCTTCATCAACTACGATTAAATAACCATCATAATCTTTGGCTAAATCTGGGGCTAACCATCTGACTATCACTTCTCCAGCTGAAATCCTCATAATTTTTCCATCCCTCGATTTAGTAACGGTGTATTTTATGCCCAGGCTTTTAAGACCCTTAGCTAAAAACCTAAAGATTTCTGAAGAAGAATAATAAGAGGGAGAGGTTATGATTATTACTGTAGGTTCTCTGTATTTTAGGAAAACAACATATGATAAGAAAAGCCCTATTACAGCACTCTTCCCCCTACCTCTTGGTGCAGTCACAGCTAAAATTCGTTTTCTATCATCATGAAGGATAAATAATGACTCTTCCAATGCCTTATTTTGATCTTCACTTAGGCAAAGGTTATGTAACTTAACCGGAATAGAAGGATTAGATGGGATTTTAAGCGAAGATCTTTTTAATTCATTTACATTTACGCTCTTAAAATTTACTAATTTTTCATCTTTTACATAAATTATCCCTTGATATGATCTTATTTTTCTCATAAACCTATCTTCAAAGAAGCTATCAACAATCCCATCTCTTATTAGACTGTTTCTGTACAACTTGTCTTTATATATATCATTAGTATAGATGACAATTAATCCGCCACCCCTAGCCATATCAGTTAAACGAGAAATATAATTAGGACGAAAATCATCTACAGCATCCATTATTACTAGGTCAAATGTCTCCCCAAGAAATTTTTCTGAAGATGAATAGTCAATATCTGTCAGCGGTAATCCGATTTGCTTAAAAAAATCAAATCTCTCCTTTGCCTTGTCAACCCAAGGGTGGAAAGCGTAAGCTATTCTAGGTTTTTTATTAGTTTCAAGAAAAGAATTTAAAAAACCTAAAGTAGAATTTAGAAAATTATTCCCTTCTACGAAAAGTAAATGCCTATAATAAAAATCTAAGGCTTTTTGAAACTCTTCTCTCATCTTTTAATGTTTCCTCCTACTTCTTAATGCTACCACAACAACTATTAAAATTATTATGATTATCACTACTATTATAACGAGCCAACTTATTGTATACTTTGTATTATTCACTTCTACTATTATTCCTTGAGATACTAAATTGCTAAACGCTGATGGAGACACTTGCACAGTAAACTTATCGTTTTGCACAAACGGGAATAACGCACCAGTTTGATTCCACAATAAAGTTATTGCCATAGTATAATTTCCAGTTTGTGCACCACCACTTATATCAACAACATATGTTACATTAACCTCTTCACCAGGCTTAATATCACCCAAATAAGCTTCAGACGCTGTTAATGCCATTAGCGGATTTGAACTACTAACATATGGATAAATTACGTCATTAGAGCCTAAAATAGCCTTAACGTTTTTTGCAGTAGCATTACCAACATTCTTTATTGTTATAGTTATAGGAACTTGAGAAGCACCAGAGGATAAAGTTGGGTAATAGACTCCAACCACTTCTAAGTTAGCTTTGGGATATACTTCTATCTTAAATGATTTTACATATTTCCCACCATCATATTTAACTGTGAAATTAATGTAGTAATATCCAGCTTTTGTATCATTAGGTACGTTAATTAAAAAGGTTAAATTAGCTGGAACTCCTTGAGGTAAAGCTCCTACAGTAAATTCACTTGAAGAAATTATTGGGAAAGGAGAAGATATTGAAACTGAAACGTTATTGGCTATTGCTTCACCATAATTTACTAGAATCGCTTTAATTTCAACATCATAATATCCCGGAAATACTTGTGGTGGAATTGTAAAGGCGTTTATTGTAATATTTGGTGAGTATATGACTACTGGAGTATAAACAACAGTCTTAGTGTTAAAGTATTGAATAGTTACCGGAATATAATATACTCCAGGTGTTGCATTTGGATAAACATTTACAGTTACAGACGCATAATTATATTCACCAGCTGGTACTATACCAACATATACGTTCTTTTGAGTGAAATATAATGGATATTCTGAGTCTAAATCTAATGTCACATTTAAAGCATTTACATCTCCAAGATTTCTAATAACAAAAGTTAGAGGGACTTGAGATTGCCCAGAAGATATAGTTATTGGTGAATTAATAGATCCCCAAATTGCAGTAACAGAGAAATTAACATACCCATTTATATCCACAGTCATGTTAGTCGTTAAATTAACACCATTAAAGTAACTTACAACAATAGGAACCTGATAAACTCCCTGAGTAGCGTTAGGATAAATACTTGCATATGTAGCTATTTCTACTGGCTGACCAACCGGTAAATAACCTATATTTATTTTATTTTCTTCAAATTTTACCGGATAATGAGATTTAAGAATTACTGAAACATTAGATGCTATAACATTACCAGAATTAACCAGAACTATCGTTAATGGTAAGTTATTTTCTCCACCACTCACAACTAATGGCGAATTTAGCGATCCCCAAACAGATTGTGCTGTTATTGATACATAACCAAGTATAGGAACTATTGCGGATATATTCTTTGATACTACATCTCCATTAGGCAGTTCTCCAGTAATTTTAAGATAAATTTTATAAATTCCGTCAGATGCAGAAGGAGATATCTTGTAAAGGAATGTGACATTTACTTGACTACCAGTTTGTATTTCAGGGATTGTAATATTTTCAGTATTATTGTAGTATTGATATAAACTGAAAGGATATATTGATAGTGGTGTAACATTTACATTATAGATTGGTGAACCTAAATTTATTAACGTAAATGTTATTGGTACTGGTCCCATGCCTGGAGCTAAAATTTGAGAAACATGGGAAATTGCTGAAATATTAACTGATGTATTCTGAGAAAAAACAATTAACGTTGGTAAGATAAAGGCTAATACAAAGAGGAGCCCTAGGGTCTTTTTATTCATTGCCATAAATTTCATATGGGAAATAGATATATCGAAATTAATAAAGCTATCTCAGCAAGGATCCATTCATTCACCTATCATCCCTTGTAAGGCTCATCATTCTAGGCCACCAATTATACTTCTTCAATATTGCTAATATTGCAGGAACAAATATAGGTCTTACTACAAATGTATCGAACAAAATAGTAATACCAACTCCAAATCCTATTTCTTGTAAAAACCTCATATCTGAAGACATTAGGGAAAGAAACGCACCAGCTAATATTAAACCAGCAGCTGTAACTACCAATCCAGTTTTTTTAACAGCATTTACAATTCTTTCCTCATCATTTCCTTTTTCCTCTAAAATTCTGATAATAATAAACATATCATAATCGATCCCAAGACTATACATAATTGCGAAAACTATTAGAGGTGTAAGCCAGTATAGAGAACCATATACTAGATAAAGGATTGAGACGCCAAACAAAGAACTTAATAAAAGAGTAAGACTTAGCCTTATAGGTACTAGGACAGAACCCAAACTAATTACTAAGTACACTGTAATTATAACTATTGTTAGCGGTAAAACTTCTGTATAATATAAATTTACAGTATTATCTACAATATCTATTCTTTCAGCATTACTTCCACCAACAAGATAACCCTCATTAATAAGCTGCTTGGTTAAGTTTATTGCACCGTGACTGAATACCGGATATGGAATGTAAACTTCCAGTAATGAGTAATTATGAGAATAATAAAGATTTGTGACATAAGTCTTATTAACAAAAAGTGCCTTACCTATTGATGCTGGACCATACACTAATGCGCCTTTATTTATTAATTCTTTACTTAGATTGTATATTTCCGAATACGTGGTATTTGGATTTCCCTTAATTATAACATAATCTACACTATAATTATATAATTGACCTAACAGTTGTTCTCCCCTAACCACTTCTGAAGAAGAGGGAACTATCTCATCAATAGCCACATTTGTATGATGTGTTATGAATACCGAGTACGAAGCTACAGCTAACACTATCATAAAAAGAAGAACCCAATACTTATGATTGATTGATACTTTAGATATTTTTTCTAAATATCTTTGCCTAACATCTTGAGGATTTGGAATTTCTTTTCTTGGAAAACTTAGCCATCTTACCTGGATTGAAGCCAATGCTGTTCTTATAAAGAGTATAGCTGGAACTAATGACGAGATTGAAGATATTACTAAGGCTATTCCAATGTTTCTTAACAAAGGCGAAGAAGAAAAAAGAAATGATGAAAAACCTAAGGTTATACTTAACCCACTAAATAGAACTGCTCTTCCCGCAGTTCTAAATGCAACCTTCAAAGGTTCTTTCTCGCCTTTTCTAACTTCTTCAAAATACCTATATAGAAATAGAATCGAGTAGTCAACTGTTATACCAAAAACTATCGGAGGAATAACCAATCCAGAGATATAATAAATAGAATAACCGAAGAAAGTAAGAAGATACAGTAAAGAATATGCTATTACTAACCCTATTACTGCACTTACAATTAATATTATGATAGGAACTAATGATCTCACAAGCACAATTAAAAGTATAGTTAGAATTAATATCGTAAAAATGTCAATAATTCTTAGATCTTGCTCAGTAACTACAGCTGACTCGGCATATATTGGTAAATGCCCAGTTATTATAGCATTTGATAAAGCCTTCATGAACATCTCAACATCGATCAAACTTTCGTTAGAAGGTACTTGAACTATGAAAAGCCACTCATCTCCTTTATGAAACTGGTTAATACTTAAAGGTGGAGGAGGAAATTCCTTTTCAACCAGATTTAAAGAATAATTTAACGGATCCTCAATCTCTGCTGTAGATACGTTCTTTCCGGTTATAATTCTGATCAAATATGCATAATCCTTAAAATCCTCTAAGGTATTGGTAACTAGATTAACATTACTGTAGTTATTAAAAGAGAAAAGAAAAACATACGGATCCTTAAACACTATATAACTCGCATTCCTAGCTTTTTCAACATCAGTACCATTTTTTAAAGCACTATAAACTGCCAAAAACTTTAATGCTAGACTAGAATTACTTTTGAACTTTCCTAAGGGTAATCCGTAGGTTACGTTAAGTTGAAAATAAAAGGATGTTATGTTATTTAATAGCAGAAGTCGTAGTGTTGTTAGATTTTTATAAAGTTCGTGAAGGGGCAAAATTTCTTTGTATACCTTCTCAACTACTGGGAATATAACGGAGAAATATGAGCTGTTACTTTCATTAAGTATATAGTAAGGTGTCAGAAGTTTATAGTTCTGAAGATACTTACTCGCCGTGTCATTTACAATTTTCAGAGATGTACTATAATTTCCTTTAGTTATTACATATATATCATCATTTGTCGAAAAATTAAAATATTTCACGAGAATATCTTTCACTTTTACGCTAGCAAATTGTGAATTTAGAAAAGGTGAGTCAGAATAAACGAATAGATGCTGTATATTTAAAGCGAAAGGAGCTAAAATGACTAGAAGAACTAACCATAAAATTAAGTAAGCTTTCATAACGCTAAATTCTCCATAAGAATTAAAAATGTTAATCATAAGAATTATAACATTACCATTTATTGTATTTTCTCAGAGTTTTTAGACAAGACATATAATGCCCTAAAAACCTTGAGTTCGTACTAGGGAAAGCAAAAAGTACCTGCAACCTTAGTTTTCCCTT
The sequence above is drawn from the Sulfurisphaera tokodaii str. 7 genome and encodes:
- a CDS encoding COG1361 S-layer family protein, with protein sequence MKFMAMNKKTLGLLFVLAFILPTLIVFSQNTSVNISAISHVSQILAPGMGPVPITFTLINLGSPIYNVNVTPLSIYPFSLYQYYNNTENITIPEIQTGSQVNVTFLYKISPSASDGIYKIYLKITGELPNGDVVSKNISAIVPILGYVSITAQSVWGSLNSPLVVSGGENNLPLTIVLVNSGNVIASNVSVILKSHYPVKFEENKINIGYLPVGQPVEIATYASIYPNATQGVYQVPIVVSYFNGVNLTTNMTVDINGYVNFSVTAIWGSINSPITISSGQSQVPLTFVIRNLGDVNALNVTLDLDSEYPLYFTQKNVYVGIVPAGEYNYASVTVNVYPNATPGVYYIPVTIQYFNTKTVVYTPVVIYSPNITINAFTIPPQVFPGYYDVEIKAILVNYGEAIANNVSVSISSPFPIISSSEFTVGALPQGVPANLTFLINVPNDTKAGYYYINFTVKYDGGKYVKSFKIEVYPKANLEVVGVYYPTLSSGASQVPITITIKNVGNATAKNVKAILGSNDVIYPYVSSSNPLMALTASEAYLGDIKPGEEVNVTYVVDISGGAQTGNYTMAITLLWNQTGALFPFVQNDKFTVQVSPSAFSNLVSQGIIVEVNNTKYTISWLVIIVVIIIIILIVVVVALRSRRKH
- a CDS encoding MMPL family transporter, whose translation is MKAYLILWLVLLVILAPFALNIQHLFVYSDSPFLNSQFASVKVKDILVKYFNFSTNDDIYVITKGNYSTSLKIVNDTASKYLQNYKLLTPYYILNESNSSYFSVIFPVVEKVYKEILPLHELYKNLTTLRLLLLNNITSFYFQLNVTYGLPLGKFKSNSSLALKFLAVYSALKNGTDVEKARNASYIVFKDPYVFLFSFNNYSNVNLVTNTLEDFKDYAYLIRIITGKNVSTAEIEDPLNYSLNLVEKEFPPPPLSINQFHKGDEWLFIVQVPSNESLIDVEMFMKALSNAIITGHLPIYAESAVVTEQDLRIIDIFTILILTILLIVLVRSLVPIIILIVSAVIGLVIAYSLLYLLTFFGYSIYYISGLVIPPIVFGITVDYSILFLYRYFEEVRKGEKEPLKVAFRTAGRAVLFSGLSITLGFSSFLFSSSPLLRNIGIALVISSISSLVPAILFIRTALASIQVRWLSFPRKEIPNPQDVRQRYLEKISKVSINHKYWVLLFMIVLAVASYSVFITHHTNVAIDEIVPSSSEVVRGEQLLGQLYNYSVDYVIIKGNPNTTYSEIYNLSKELINKGALVYGPASIGKALFVNKTYVTNLYYSHNYSLLEVYIPYPVFSHGAINLTKQLINEGYLVGGSNAERIDIVDNTVNLYYTEVLPLTIVIITVYLVISLGSVLVPIRLSLTLLLSSLFGVSILYLVYGSLYWLTPLIVFAIMYSLGIDYDMFIIIRILEEKGNDEERIVNAVKKTGLVVTAAGLILAGAFLSLMSSDMRFLQEIGFGVGITILFDTFVVRPIFVPAILAILKKYNWWPRMMSLTRDDR
- a CDS encoding tRNA(Met) cytidine acetyltransferase TmcA; protein product: MREEFQKALDFYYRHLLFVEGNNFLNSTLGFLNSFLETNKKPRIAYAFHPWVDKAKERFDFFKQIGLPLTDIDYSSSEKFLGETFDLVIMDAVDDFRPNYISRLTDMARGGGLIVIYTNDIYKDKLYRNSLIRDGIVDSFFEDRFMRKIRSYQGIIYVKDEKLVNFKSVNVNELKRSSLKIPSNPSIPVKLHNLCLSEDQNKALEESLFILHDDRKRILAVTAPRGRGKSAVIGLFLSYVVFLKYREPTVIIITSPSYYSSSEIFRFLAKGLKSLGIKYTVTKSRDGKIMRISAGEVIVRWLAPDLAKDYDGYLIVVDEAAALGIETLEYIIRKWNKTILITTIHGYEGSGKAFLKYLLLIKQKYLFKHVTLDFPIRYSKGDPIERFIYDVMLLDAEPKIKQLNNSIEEVNREELFKNDGRLRQIYGILVSAHYRNSPDDLMLLGDLHFQKLYSLSDVSLAQVIFEGGLSEERINSILKGESNLGHLIPHRIIKYERLKEFGKLKGWRIIRIAVLPELQGKGLGSKLLSHIKGDAISNNLDWLGSSFILDIRVLNFWVKNDFTPIYLASRKNEGLNGYSVIVIYPISDKAKELANVLSFNLKRKIINTAHQVYFNVSPLSLAKLLDSINAFNKTEDLKPQDIDKINAYLEGILPYNSVADSIGLLTKKYFWEMPIKLDLLEEAVLVGRVLQGKSWSHISCNIEKSPRETEEILRNAVNKLMKAFI